The genome window CCCATCCATTTTTATTGAGCGCACTACATCTTCCATTGCCTTCATATCAGTTTCATCATCCCAAGGCTTAACATCTAACATTACTGATGATTTAGCAATTGGACCtggtttctttgattttttgtctGCGTATGCTTGAAGTCGTTCCTCACGAATCCTTGCAGCTTCTTtatcttcctcttcatcatcagAGCCAAATAAATCAATTTCGTCTTCATCTGCCTCTTCATCATTTGCCTTTGATTTTTGTACTTCAGTTTCTGTATTGCTGGGAACAGGGCATAAACTGGAGCACCCATCACTAAGTGTAAGTTGTAGGTCTATGCTGATAGACTTCATATGATTATACCATCTTAAAACATGACTAAACTTGTCTTCTGGTGTTCTTGCTAGAGATTGAAAGACATTTGCATCAGCTTTAGAAGGGCTAAATCCTTGAATATAACTTCGATCTTTAAGATAATCATTCAGGGACTGTATTCCGCATGCTGTGGTCACATCACCAAAGAAATCCAATAACCTGAAATGAAGACATAAGTTGTTCATTCTACaagtaatgataattaaaagaCAATTTATCTACACAATATAAACTATTATGGAAGcaagtcccttcctctctcttacaagggagagaggaaatgacaaaaaacaagGTTGGTGGCTAACATTGTTGTTTCCAACaattaaagttctttattttacTACAAGACACATTGTAGCAGGAGTTTTCCTTGTCTCTTAACCAGTTGTCTGGCCGACAAGTAcaccttttactttacttttcagaGACATATGACTCCTTCCTATGTCCTActttggccaggaagtgagcccaggtaAGCTGAACCTCCAGTTAgttctgaggctttctctatACACCCTCCAAGGGTGAGTCTCtcttatgttaagaccaaaggtttatTCTGTTTATGAACAAATGACTAATTTTAAATCAGttagtatttttcataactaacaagcCTGTGGTCTTAACATATATAGCCCACCTTAAGCCACCCCTCATATTTTACCTGAGCTAGAGAAAACTGATGCGATGTACCCAAGATGGGTTAAGGTAGGTTGGCTACCCCTCCTCCTTACCGCCATCTTGGCTAACTCCTGATGCCACCAAATTCCTTGTAATTTTTTAACTGTGCTCCAGCAGGCGCTAGAGAattttcccttatgttaagaccacaggtttgttagttatgaaaagtacaaattgattcaaaatttgtcatattgATCAGCATTTGTACATCATGCACTCTGATTGCAGTTAGAATGAAGCTCCCCTCACTGACAGAAGAGAAGTGTAAGCTCACTTGATGAGAGACAAAAGTTGTTGGCAGTGAAGTATTGCAGATCTTTTGACTCTCAGGTGTCTCTTAGGGATTTTACTGGATACAAAGAAATTTTTGTGTATACTATCCTAACAAGCTCTAACaaggaagaacagaaaaatttTCAGGAGATGAAGCCTTTTGATGATATCCGTTGAAAATAAAAGGCCCACTACTTGCCAGCCTCTGGTATGAATGACATTAACTGACAGCCATGTGATTTGTTGATAACATTGACTTTCCATGTGCAAAACTGATTTATCAACTTTCAAGCTCTCAATGAAGTATGTTTGAATAGTTTGAAGCAAGGCTTCAAAGCCCTGTGGAGGACCAGAGTGACTGTGTCCATTTTAGAACTAAATCCAAGGCCAGAATCATTCATATAGACAAACTGGTTGTCAACCTCTGGTATTAGTGACATTGACAGAGAGCCATgtggtttgtttattattttgctcttgCCAAGTGCAAAACagatgtactaattttcaaatctGGGAGGTAGAAATCATTCCATatagaaattttgaaagaaaactcTCCTTCATATGTTCAGCTCCATTTAGAAAACCCAAGGGAAGGGTTTCTGCCATTATTATTCCTTCTTAGCTACTGAGAAAAGTTTGCAGATAAAAGGAAAGGCCTTGTGTCAACAAGTAACTCCATTGGCCTCGTAGAATTCAAAGCAAGAGGACTTGCTGGTAACAAATTTTCTAGGCAGTCATTAACTGAAAGCCTCCAAGTCTTTGGTAGACTTGAAACCCACAAATTGTAAATATGGGGTTTTCTCAAACGTGATGAATCTTCTTGATATTtgggtgaaaataattttgagggTTGTAGAGGAAGCTCTCATTATAAGTTCTTTCATTTGGAGAAAGAGGCCCTTCCACCATTTGTCTTTTTACCATCCCAGGACAATTAAAATCACTTTTTTGGTCCTTAGGAGGTAGCAGTAGCTCGAGACAAAGGCATGATGGTCACCACTGAAAGAGTCTGCCAAAGTATTGTGTCAACCTAGAAAATAAATGTGGCATCTTAGGTCATTGTAgcttagttagttataaatgatttgtttaaccagacctctgaacaaAGGTCATTGTAGCAAATTTGAAGTGCTTTCTGGTAAATAATGTGGGACAAAATTCTCCTGTAGATTCTTGAGGTATAACAGTGTTGCACTGTTTGCTAGGATTGCCTCTGAGTGGCCTCTGGCTCATTCTTGTAAGGCTTTCAGTCTAGGAAAGTCTATCATCAGGTCTAGATGGGTGTGAGGTTCTGTTTGTTTGAGGCCCTAGCAGATCAACATGAAGCTGGTGACTAGGTAGTCAGAGGCTAGAGGAGGAATATCTCATAGCAGATTCCAGTTATTTAGCTATCGTTCAAGGTCTCACTGacagttattggaaaaaaagCTTCCTAAAGTTTGTGTCCCTTTGAAGTTGTTCAGTATTTGCAGCAGCAGGTCTGTTGAGATCACATGCAACTCTATCCATGAGAATCCAACTTCTTATTGAAGGACATGTGATGACTCTCAGACTGCTACTATTTTAAGGGGAGACTAGCTactttggggtaaaaaaaaaaattgaatttttaaaaaacagctAAAGTTCTTCCTAAAGCATTCAAGAATCCATTCCGGCACATAGAAAACACTGTACTAGATCAGTTTATGGGCTGTTGGGGCCCCTAGGGGCACCGAGAGTGTGAGGTGCTGCCGGCCTGCTGCATAGCAAAAACTGTCCTTATTTACTCAACCATAATACTCATTTTGCCCAGTAAAAGTAAGTGACCAAGGTATGGGATCAGCTTTTCTGGTAACTCTGGTTGTTATGGTGACAATTGTGGGAATAAAGGCAGTTACTCGGTAAATGAATCTTCATTTATCCTCAGAAAGACAAAGGGAAAGAACATTGTTCTGCAGTTTGCCCCATGCCCAGCCCCATGGAGTCCCTTTAAACTTTAGGGGCCATTTTCTCAAGTTATTTTTGCACAATCAAATATTCATAGGAAATCCAATATGTGTCCtattttatgaaaactttgtCTTTCTTTGATACTTGTTAGGCAACTGAATGGTCACACTCAGATATTTCCAAATATAaacaggaaatgaataaaaattctctgtaactgaatattttatgacATTATTTGGGCTTTCGTAATTATGTGGCCACAATCTATAGCGtttagaaaattaaggaaaactttttatGGCCAAGCATTTAGACACTTTTGAGCTATTCAgagaaaaaattccatttatacTGACCCACTAATGAGGCTGCTACAacgaaaatagtaaatataacaTTATGATGTCATAACTCAGGAAATTCAAACtcttacaaaataacaacaataacttgTAGTATTTATAGATGAAGTTTCAAACCgtaattttcaacagtttttttaatgatttttttttttttttaccccaaagtAGCTAGTCCCCACTTAATAATAGAGACACTGGTGGTAGTCATACCATTAGTAGAAATGTCCCTTAGCTGGACATTTGAACAAATATATGATATTCTGTCACTTAATTGGTATCTGTTGGGTGCTCAGTGTTGCTTTCTAGGAAAAGTTTCAAGgttctcttgtttttgttgctgatgATAAGGGTTATCTTATCATGAGGTATGCGAAGGTGATATTTTCTTTGACAGTTATAGGGGTGTGTCTTCaccttttgccttttcttcttgGGTGGGGGCCCAATTGCAGACAAAATTCTTACACTGATTGAGGGTAATactgtcaaactttttttttctacaaagagCATTGAAAAGCAAATACTGCCCAGAACAAAATGCCTTCATAGAATAATAAAACCTTTAAATCATTCTCATTGTGATACCAAAATACCTAGCAATTCTATTGCTAGGTCAAACAACCAGATTTCTTAAATCAAATTCACAGTACAAACAATTATAAGGCAGTTTCCTGAACTTCCCATTTATGAACTTATAAAAAATGGTAAGTGTTAAATCTTGCTTGTTGCACATTGAAATCTAAATAACCGAACTACAAGATTACAAATTACTCTTATAGatctatacagtactgtacaactGTATGTTCTCTGTTCCATGTAAGAGGAGACTATGAATGTAGATTTATGATTATAACAATGTTTTTGGTATGCAAAAAGCTTTTGATACTGCTAAGTCACTCGGCTATTGATAAAAACTCTTGAAGATTAGCTTTTGATACTGCTAAGTCACTCAGCCATTGATAATAACTTTCTTGAAGATTATTCTTTTCAATTAAGAATATTTACATAGTCTCAAAGGATTACTGTACATTTCTTCGTCAGTTTGtagtatttgtaattttataataaaaattcatagctTCATTGCTAATCTGGAACTAAATGGCCTCCCCAGCCTCAGCACCAGGCCACGTGGCCCAAATTTCACGTATTCATTCAACCATGTAGAGCAAAAATTTTTCCAGTTGGGTCAGAATGACTTCTAGCACTCAATAGTATTATGTCTAAGGAATCATGATGAACTtgatctcaaaattttattataacgTTGCAGGACCCATTTTGTGCCCTAGAGCAGTAACCTCATATTACCACACATCATCTTTGGGATGATTGTCAGCAGAAAGAACCAACTGGTCCCGTACAAGCATTCTTAATCTCTGTTTACAAGTTATTCCATATCTGTGGCTCCTCTCACTTCTACTTATAGTCATGATGGTATTGGAATTTTAAAGTTATCAAGTTTTTGCTCTTTTGCCTTCTTCTGGGGCCAGTGGGATGGAAGGCAGATACCATTATGTCCTCTAGGTATAATTGGAAAGTTCACCTTAACTCATTTAAATGCCTAAAGGTTCATGCTAGAAATGTGATGACCTTTGAGAATTGTCCTGTTATCAAAGAAATTTCTTGACCCTTGGCACTTTTTATCTGTGCAGCACATcaggaaaaaatactttaaactCCAGGGCAGCCTTGTCTGCTATATGGAGATGTCATTGCACCTTCTACCTTAACACCACCTAcaatgaaattaagtttttgcTTAGCTCTGTGGGTGCTGCCAGTAGGGTATTTAGGAAACTACTGCATCACaccattacttgtttggtttaaTCACTGTACGTTGGCATTGCAACAACTTTGGTAATGaataacagaaatgtttttagcagtatataatttatactagaaagaaaattaaaatttagaaatgTTATCACACAAATTACTGTAATTCAATCCATGCATCCGTTAACCACAGAGGGGTtaatgtgaggtgcactgtaggcattacaaaatTGTGTTTGCAGTATCTCTTTGGCCCTTCAGCTGCATTCACGTTTTAGCCTTCTACTTAGGCTCCATTCCTagttcctttcttcagtcttgctgtccagcattTTAGTGCAATTGTGAGTTTTtcctagttccacctttagatcttcatttcctttattttctgagtttttatttttgttgtccaACCAATCTGACTTcctctcttcactgtcttaagcactgaatggccaaaGTGGCCCAGTTCTGAgctttgatttatgaaaaatttggCTACAAAGCTAAGCATCAGGATTTTTGCAACCATTCAGTGCTTATTAAGATTGAAAAGTTAGTTGGAGTGattggatggcaagatggaagaatggaagttgGATTGAAGGTcatgtaaaaggctaaaaagtcaGGGCAGCTAGGGCTGAAGAGAGTCTTCAAACACTTAAATCCATAAACTTGCTCATAAACACTGGAATCAACTCTTATGAAGAAAACCATTCAGTGTCCTAACTTTCTACTGGATGGGTATCGGAATGAACATACTCATGCAACTACATTGTAgctttggaaaattcacttgTTTGTTAGTGCATACTGTAATTACACTTGTTGCAACTATGTAACATCAATTCCAAGTTAGTCAGCATGACTGACAAAAGATAGCCTTTTAATATTGTTTGACAATTAGCCCTACAAGAGTTTTTCCTACTTTTTCAGGTATTTGGCTCAAGTAAGCCAGTGGTTTGTATTTTGTACACAAATTTCTCTTCCACAATTTTGCTTTACAGGAACGTCCCTCTTGAGACATTTTGACTCAGTGGTTTGGTTAGACTACATAGTAAGCATCCAGACAATAACTTGATTAGTATTGAACACAGTAAGCATATTTCATGTGGCAAGTACGGCATTGTTAGTATAAATTATTTGATATAGTAAGAAGTAGCCAGTGGGCAAAAAGTTATAATTTTGAAGTTACTACATTCAAAATATTGGGAATACTGTAGTTGTCTGTTTTGTCTGCAATCATGAAACCTGTCAAGTGATTTGTATAACTTTTACAGTTTCttgaatttcttgataaatttttttagtttggtgTCTGATTAAAAGTTCCTGGAGGGCCAGAAAAAGTACATTTCGTGTAAAACATTTTTGAAGTAAATTATAGTCTAGTTATTttatcatagtttaaccagaccactagggTCTACACTTTCAATACGGATTTCCAAGCAACAGAAGTTAAGACTAAGTTACCAGTTCATAAGAGAAGAGGCTAGCATTTTCAGAATTATTCAGTGCAGCAAATTTTTGTGCGTACCTTAAAATTTTTTGGCTTCATCTACCATTACCTAAGGTTAACAACCTTgaggtaatgttttatttaaagtttttgtcatgaagtgatatatatttttattaccccTAAGCTTAGATATTTTCCATAATGTACTAATATTGCTTTCATGATGTGGGAATGCTTACATTCCCATTTCATTAGTTTCAAAGGCCTTTTGGGTGCAATGTATCTTTCAATCCAAGTACAGTAAATCTTtaaattgtcaaaaatttcatttttaacattttccgtGGGAAAAGCAGTTTCAATTGGTGGTGGCCCTTCAAATCACTTCTCAATTATGGGTTCTCAGTTCTCAGCTTGagtagttttgaaatattaatggaaatacaagatgtttgttttgttgataatttaAGGCAAATTGTACATGGCTAACATATGGGGCATGTTGGAATCTTGTGATGATGAGAGTGCCAGACTTAGCATGGGATGCAGCACATGACAGTAGTATTTTGACAGCAAGAAAATCTGAATAGGTCAAAAGCACTAGATTATTAATATTGGATAAGACACTTGAAACCAAAAATATCTGAAGTCTTCATATATGTCTATTTTCAATTGGCTGTAACTATTCAGGAATTTGCATATACAATTATAGTATAAAGCTTGGTAACCCATTGAACTGGTAGGTTGTGGCATGTTGGTCTTGCATCGGGTTTCATAAAAATCTCCCTTTAAACTAATTTCTGTGGTCCCCTCCcccaaaatttatttaattatgtaattgCTGCCCTTCAAAACTAGTTTCCATACATTAATTCCCTTCCAAAGTATTGCACACAATTAAGAGCCAACTCACCATTGTCTATTTGCAATTCTGTAGGAGTTATTAATGTGTGCAGCACTGCATCCTGAAATAATGTCAGTTATACTAAAATCAGTGTGCAAGGAAAGGATCagcaaattaaaatttaaattcactgcataaataaaaaaataaacttgcatACAGGCTCCAAAATATCTCGCATGAGAGATGCTACTAAAGTGGCTTAAAGGATTGTTTACcattaaattttttcaataaaatgttaattcatAATTCAGCCAGGGTAAGTTTAAGGGATTTTGGATTTAAAAGTTGGAGCCAGTACCTTATAGCATTTGCCATTACTCTAACAAAATCTTGCACAACAAAAGCAACAGTTTACAAAGAACACACGTTTCACTTGTAATATTCTCATGCTCATGTAAAGAAAGTCCATAGTAAACAGAAGTTTAACAAAATACGTGTAAACAAGGagaacaagcaaaaataaaactgcaataaaaataatttttttattaaataacaagcaaTGGAAGAAAGTCCCAAACTTCAATATGTAAGGTCAAAGTGGCACACTGATATTCCTTGATGGTTAAGAAATCAAAGTCAACATGTACAGTACCACCAAACCTTAAAACATTGGTAATTAGAAGCAACCTTCCTGACTGACACATCCACATTCCTTACTCGTTGGACTCGTAGATCCAACTATCATTAGCCTGGGTCCAGCTTGTGAGTTCTtcgggcctgaaccacaaggcaaTCTCCTTGTTGGCAGATTCAATGGAGTCTGAGCCATGAATGATGTTCCTAAAAGGAAATACAGTGTGTAAAACAAACAGGTTAAAcccttttattttaaaagaagtgTCATTTTACCACTTGAAAGTCTTGAAATTTTATGGTCATCACTTGAGTCCCCTGGTCTTCCCTATTCTTTATGAAATTAGCTtactaaattcattcaaaataattatcatttttctaaacaatgattaattataaaatcagttatttgaaaacatGCCTACCCTTTTCTTTTGATGGCTGAatgttgtatttaaatttttgaagTAAGTTATGCCTACCCTCTTCCTTTGGTGGCTGAAAATTATATTTCGAATTTTCAAGTTAAGTTTCCAAGTTTGGGCTGAAGAACAACCATTACAATACAACTAGATAACAATGGTAGACTATAATTCGAGTAATGGTAAAAAGTCACGACATTTAGTGTTTTACAAGCATCATTTCTTGACTAACAAATTATGAAACTTACCTGCCAACTTCAATACAGAAATCACCACGGATAGTGCCAGGCTTGGAGTCTGCTGGCCGGGTCTCGCCCATCATTACACGGGCAGTTTTAACCACACCAGTGCCCTCCCAGCACATGGCAACCAGAGGTCCAGATGACATATATTTGCAAAGTCCAGCATAGAATGGCTTGTCGGCAAGGTCAATGTAATGCTGTTTCAAGAGCTCCTCTGAAGCCTAAAAGAAAAGTGGTTTCTGTATTAACAtctcatttcaaataaatttattaaaaatccccaaaaattAAATAGCAATAACATTCCAAGCTAACATATAATCGTACCATGACATATGAGCAATGTATTAGACAAAAGTCTAACTTTAAAATCACTGAACTACACTATCAGTCAAGACACAAAATTCTACCAAGCATACTGTATCACTTTTAATCATGAACTGGATACCATCATACATGTTCATAAAAGTCACTCCTTACTTATCCTCTTGGGAGGTTGTGTCAGCCCAAATAGCATGTTAACTTCTGGCACCTAGCCTCTTACTTTTGAATAATCCTAAGCCTTAACAGGTCTATCACTAATTTTATCCACCAAACTTGAACTTCTCATTGGGTAATACTTAACATGATTTTGAATAATCAATAAACTAATCGACAGTTCACAGCTTTACAATGCCCAACCACCTGAAAGCACTCTTGATGTAATTTAAACTGAGTCAGTGGTACTGGTACACTAAGGATGAACGGGGACATTTTGGAGCCACAAAAATACATCAGAACTTAAATATCACTTGCATAGTAGGCCCACACCCAattccagttcctcattggacgggtcgatatcgtactcggctagcactgctagacccgcattcgattctctggctggccaatgaagaattagaggaatttatttctcgctacaatgtggtttggattccacaataagctgtaggtcccgttgctaagtaaccagttcttagccatgtaaaataagtgtaatccttcaggccagccctaggagagctgtaaatcagctcagtggtctggttaaactaaggtatacttaacttcttacACCCAATTCCAAAAAGTAAGGGAAGGAATAGGGTAGGGTAAAAGTTTGTTTCCGATCCGAACTCCAATCCCACATGACAAACATTTTCTCGacagttttcttgctgttttcaatTGTCCCATTCAAGATTTCAACTGGAAATCATTTGCAAAGTTTCCAAACCtcaggccgtaagcacgtttgcATGCAAAAAAGATGGGCGCTGTATGTAGTACCAGCCCTTTGGGGATGCAAGTAAAACATCCCCTTTCCAGTCAGGACCTGGTGTTCAAAATTAGGTTGTCATTGGGAAGATTACATGTTTCCTTGTATTTCACTTGGATATACACAATTCTAGGCCAGCCTTTAGGGGAAAAGTGGGCTCTCCTCCTCTTAGCCAGGAAGGCCTGGCACATCACAGTTAGGTTAGAATGCATACCTTATCAAAAATTTACAACATTCTACTTCCAGTTaggggtatttctaagtattagcccCATGCCTGTTTTTAcgttggaaactggttttttctatacttttaagGCTGCTGACAGAGGAGacgcatttgtttgttgtcggccaactgttatttggcccctaactctactcaacagtaaaggggaaatatataaatatagataaaatcattctatcccggataattggaaggactcgctgcgacaagaaatttatggaaaacttcgtaggactacagatgccctaacaagaaaactcgacagaaatcctaactctactcaacagtaaaggagAACTGTGGGaattcagggttttgggtgggggagaacaaagaaatggagcggacatgtttacgttgTGAAGCATCCCCTGGAGGAAGCAAACGCCAGGGAGCCATCCATCAGTGGGAAGGAGCGGCTGAAAAGTTGCAacgtattttgccatgtttagtactggttCCTGGgggtttaaatgtattttgtcatAAACTGAAACTTTAGAGGGACCAGAAATGAAAAGTATCACCCCAGCCCCCTTTTCCTCAGTAAGGAGTCGGCCTGTGTAACAAAAGCTTCCCCCATAAGAGTGCGCATGCGCGGCAGCATTCGAAATACCAGTAGTAGTaaagtttttgtctttgtaacggcTACCTTTGTCATCTTGTTTCTATGTTTGTTTGGGGTTTTTTCATCTCTGTAGTGCCAAAAACAGTAAAGTTTGGGTGTTTTCTCATTACCcatggtctaccccacccataaccctgcaTTCCCCCAAATTGTAGGGTAGTAACACCCCACCCATCACCCCGGATTCCCATCGGGTCCCTAGCTTGTTGGATGTTGGGAGCAAATCGCCTGCCCCGGTGGTATAATCCACCCATAAagttggatgaagttctgtggttaattacaaacgtgcgacaaaaactgaaggtaaatccattgttagcaaccaaaaaactgtacaaaaaattAAGTTAGCAGGAAATCGCCGCTGCGGAGCTACTTAGATCTATCCAGTTAGGATAATATTGCAAAACACAACAACCTAGTTTAAGGTAATATGAGGTTACGTTGCATCCCTGTTGAAATATGTCTTGGATCTGCTTTTAAGTTGGTCAGATCCACTGAAATAGCT of Macrobrachium rosenbergii isolate ZJJX-2024 chromosome 11, ASM4041242v1, whole genome shotgun sequence contains these proteins:
- the LOC136843505 gene encoding uncharacterized protein translates to MLASLLCIISVIARKFTPESIMSAQRERTFIAVKPDGVQRGLIGEIIKRFEAKGFKLAGMKFMKASEELLKQHYIDLADKPFYAGLCKYMSSGPLVAMCWEGTGVVKTARVMMGETRPADSKPGTIRGDFCIEVGRNIIHGSDSIESANKEIALWFRPEELTSWTQANDSWIYESNEYLMVNNPLSHFSSISHARYFGACMQVYFFIYAVNLNFNLLILSLHTDFSITDIISGCSAAHINNSYRIANRQWLLDFFGDVTTACGIQSLNDYLKDRSYIQGFSPSKADANVFQSLARTPEDKFSHVLRWYNHMKSISIDLQLTLSDGCSSLCPVPSNTETEVQKSKANDEEADEDEIDLFGSDDEEEDKEAARIREERLQAYADKKSKKPGPIAKSSVMLDVKPWDDETDMKAMEDVVRSIKMDGLQWGASKLAPLAFGINKLSILCTVEDEKVSIDDLTEKICTFEDLVQSVDIAAFNKI